CGCTACCGCCCCTGGTGTGGGTCGGCGGGCTGTCCTACGGCATCTACCTCGTCCACTGGCCGCTGCTGGTCCTGGTGGAGGAGCAGCGCGGCCCGCTGGGACCGGCCGGGCTGACCCTGATCGGCCTGCTCACCGTGCTGCTCGCCTGGCTGCTGCGCCTGCTCGTCGAGGACCCGGTGCGTTTCAGCCGCCGCCTCAGCGCGCGCCCGGCACGCTCGCTGCTCGCCGCCGGCACCGCCATGGCCCTGGTGACCGGGGTCGCCGGCGTCGCGTGGGCCGCCCGACCGACCCTCGGTAGCACCACGGCACCGGGTCCCGCCGCGCTCGTGGCCGACCCCTCGGCCGACGTCTGGGAGCCGGTGGCGCTGCCCCGGCGGGCCTACGACCGGGTCGGCCCGGTCCAGCCCGACCCGGCCCTGGCCCGGCAGGACGTGCCCGGCTACTACGCCGACGGCTGCCAGCTGCAGCAGGGGGTGGCGGCGCCGGACCCGTCGTGCGTCTACGGCGACACCGGGTCGGGCACGCGCGTCGCCCTGTGGGGCGACTCCAAGCTCGGGCAGTACGCCTCCGCGCTGGAGGCGATCGCGCAGGCCGAGTCCTGGCGCCTCGAGCTCTACCTCAAGAGCGCCTGCTCGCCCACCGTCGCCGGGGCGACCGAGCCGGAGTGCGACGCCTTCGGCCAGGAGGTCGTGCGCCAGCTGCTGGCCGACCCGCCGCACCTCGTGCTCATCGGCTCCGGCGGCTTCGAGGAGGCGGAGCGTGAGGGCATGGTTGAGGGCGCGCGCGCCCTCACCGACGCCGGGATCGACGTCGTCGTCGTCGACGACAACGCCCACCCGGACCACCAGGCCTACGAGTGCGCGGCCGAGCACCCCGAGGACCTGCTGGCCTGCGAGCGCCCGCCCCGGGGCACCTACGGCCGGCCGCACCTGCGGGCCGTGCACGAGGCCACCGGGGCCCCGGTCGTCGACCTCAACCCGTGGATCTGCCCGGAGGAGAGCACCTGTCCGGCCGCCCTGGGGGGCCAGCTGGTCTACCGGCAGGGCAGCCACCTCACCGACACCTACGCCCGCTCCCTCACCCCGTTCCTCTACCGCGAGCTCAGCACCCTGGGCCTGACCGAGGCGGCACCGGGAGACATCGCGCTGGACGACGTGCCGCCGCGCCCCTCCGGGGGAGCCCGGTGACCGCCGGCACCGCCCAGCGGGCCGGGGTCGCCTCCCCCGCGTCGGGCACCAGCCGGCTGCGCGGGGACATCGAAGGGCTGCGCGCGATCGCGGTCCTCATGGTGCTGGCCTTCCACGTGGGCCTGCCCGGGTCCGGCGGCGGCTTCGCCGGCGTCGACGTCTTCTTCGTCATCTCGGGCTACCTCATCACCAGCCAGCTGGTGCGCGAGGCCAGGCGGGACGGGCGCATCTCGCTGCCCCGGTTCTACGCCCGCCGCGCGCGCCGGCTGCTGCCGGCGGCGTCGCTGGTGCTGGTGGTCACGACGCTGGCCGGGTGGCTGCTCCTGCCGCGCGGCCGGCACGCCGACCTCGGCACCGAGGTCCTCGCGGCCACAGGGTATGTCGTCAACTGGCTCCTCGCGTGGCGCGAGGTGGACTACCTCGCCGAGGACCAGAACCCCTCCCTGGTGCAGCACTACTGGTCGCTGTCCGTGGAGGAGCAGTTCTACGTCGTGTGGCCGCTGCTCATCATCGTCGTGCTGTGGCTGGTCCGACGGCACGGGCTGCGGCTCCTGCCGCTGCTGACCCTGGCGCTGACCGTCGTGGTGCTCGCCAGCTTCGCGTGGTCCGTGGTCCGGACCGCGGCCTCGCCGGGCGAGGCCTACTTCGCCACCACCACCCGGGTCTGGCAGCTGGGGGTCGGCGCGCTGCTCGTCCTCCTCACCCCGCTGGAGCGGCTGCCGCAGGCCGCCCGCACGCTGCTGGCCGCCGGCGGGGTCGTCGGCATCGCCCTCACCCTCGTCACGGTGGACACCGGGACCCCGTGGCCGGGCACCGCAGCCGCGCTGCCCACCCTCGCGACGGCGGCCGTCATCGCGGCCGGCCTCCACCCCGGGGGCTCACCGGTCGCGCGGCTGCTCGGGGTCGCGCCGCTGCGCCTCGTGGGTGGTTTGTCCTACGGCCTCTACCTCTGGCACTGGCCGCTGCTGCAGCTGCTCGCCGAGCGGGTGCCGGGGGCCGGGATGCCGCTGCGCCTGGGCGTGGCCCTGCTGGCGGTCCTCCTGGCCTGGCTCACGCTGCACCTCGTCGAGAACCCGCTGCGCTACTCCCCGGTGCTCACCCGGTCGCCCCGGCCCGCGCTCCTGGCCGGGGCCGCGGCGATGGCCACCTCGGCCGCCCTGGCGGCCGCGCTCGTGGCGAGCGCGCCCTCCCTCGAGGAGCCGGACGCGGCCGCGGCGCGGGCGTCCGTGGGCGCCCTCGCCCTGGTCGACCCGGACAGCCGCGGCACCGCGCAGCTGGGGCTGGTCGACGACCCGGGAGCCGTGACC
This genomic window from Serinicoccus chungangensis contains:
- a CDS encoding acyltransferase family protein, giving the protein MSRPDPSASPARGRRRDIEGLRALAVLAVLLYHLRVPGLGGGFAGVDVFFVISGFLITGILLREIDRTGRLSLGGFWARRVRRLLPAALVVVAATFAAGWVVLPTSSRPDLVADVLGSTLYVVNWVLAARSVDYLAEGAGVSPLQHYWSLAVEEQFYLLWPLLVLLGLALAARTGASPRRLLAALLGLVTALSLGWSVVATAQSPQTAYLITPTRLWELGAGGLLAFTVPALRHLPARAAQVAAATGLALVLVTVLVVGPGTPWPGTAALLPVVGSVLLLAAGTSGTTTLVGRALSLPPLVWVGGLSYGIYLVHWPLLVLVEEQRGPLGPAGLTLIGLLTVLLAWLLRLLVEDPVRFSRRLSARPARSLLAAGTAMALVTGVAGVAWAARPTLGSTTAPGPAALVADPSADVWEPVALPRRAYDRVGPVQPDPALARQDVPGYYADGCQLQQGVAAPDPSCVYGDTGSGTRVALWGDSKLGQYASALEAIAQAESWRLELYLKSACSPTVAGATEPECDAFGQEVVRQLLADPPHLVLIGSGGFEEAEREGMVEGARALTDAGIDVVVVDDNAHPDHQAYECAAEHPEDLLACERPPRGTYGRPHLRAVHEATGAPVVDLNPWICPEESTCPAALGGQLVYRQGSHLTDTYARSLTPFLYRELSTLGLTEAAPGDIALDDVPPRPSGGAR
- a CDS encoding acyltransferase family protein; this translates as MTAGTAQRAGVASPASGTSRLRGDIEGLRAIAVLMVLAFHVGLPGSGGGFAGVDVFFVISGYLITSQLVREARRDGRISLPRFYARRARRLLPAASLVLVVTTLAGWLLLPRGRHADLGTEVLAATGYVVNWLLAWREVDYLAEDQNPSLVQHYWSLSVEEQFYVVWPLLIIVVLWLVRRHGLRLLPLLTLALTVVVLASFAWSVVRTAASPGEAYFATTTRVWQLGVGALLVLLTPLERLPQAARTLLAAGGVVGIALTLVTVDTGTPWPGTAAALPTLATAAVIAAGLHPGGSPVARLLGVAPLRLVGGLSYGLYLWHWPLLQLLAERVPGAGMPLRLGVALLAVLLAWLTLHLVENPLRYSPVLTRSPRPALLAGAAAMATSAALAAALVASAPSLEEPDAAAARASVGALALVDPDSRGTAQLGLVDDPGAVTGQVDQPVPDPAVADEDISLAYRAGCQVSTSGTGLPSAQDCTFGDPDGDLQVAVVGDSKMEQWSSALHAIGLKEGWRVRFYTKSACGFVAEGRSPECHDYNRMLSQHLGEAGNAPDLVLTSVGQGYPAELAGSMVDLLQPATDRGARVVLVADTPLPEPRGVAEGVSSFECLDQHREDITPCWSPAAPASGTRLLTEVAGRLDAPLVELLPWVCPAPERLDGCAPVVGGVVVNRQGSHLTATYVRSLTPVLHHELTRLGITTTPPEEISWELPQDPAPGR